From Pelosinus fermentans DSM 17108, the proteins below share one genomic window:
- a CDS encoding MalY/PatB family protein — protein MIRFVDRRNSGAIKWQQYGDDSLPFWIADTEFATLNTLSQALVKYFKQGHYGYQITMKNNYKENISWWYKQRHSLNIPENWIIYVPTVMCALKLALESFTSIGESVVYHVPCYPNIPKVISAANRRCLEIDLKKNLDGKYVMDIEVMKVLFEKERPKMYVFCNPHNPTGRVFDKQEILDLFNLCNSYGVKIFSDEIHSDIVFGDNKHFSALTIEGADSFVVANSPNKPFNVANLQSSYLIVPDPIQRKKLQASLCYEPANYNLLPLVTLYTAQGIDYLNKELEILSQNLLYLTSEIATLPSIEMTRTEGTFLCWIEIKSNFKISLFDFFKDKGKLLISEGRTFSHNTSNFIRFNFACSPIMLCDGINRLKKCLEEQL, from the coding sequence TTGATAAGGTTTGTAGATCGAAGGAACAGTGGGGCTATAAAATGGCAACAATATGGAGACGATTCCCTTCCTTTTTGGATAGCAGATACTGAATTTGCTACTTTGAATACCCTAAGTCAGGCCCTTGTAAAATACTTTAAACAAGGTCATTATGGCTACCAAATAACGATGAAAAATAATTATAAAGAAAATATCTCTTGGTGGTACAAACAGCGTCATTCTTTAAATATACCGGAGAATTGGATTATATATGTACCCACAGTAATGTGCGCTTTAAAATTGGCTTTGGAATCTTTTACTAGTATTGGGGAATCGGTTGTATATCATGTTCCATGCTATCCCAATATTCCTAAAGTTATAAGTGCAGCCAATAGGCGATGTTTAGAGATCGACCTTAAAAAGAACCTTGATGGTAAATACGTTATGGATATTGAGGTTATGAAAGTTCTTTTTGAAAAAGAAAGGCCCAAAATGTATGTTTTTTGTAATCCTCACAACCCTACTGGTCGAGTTTTTGATAAGCAGGAAATTCTTGATTTATTTAATTTGTGTAACAGCTACGGAGTAAAGATTTTCTCTGATGAAATTCATTCCGACATAGTTTTTGGAGATAATAAACATTTCTCCGCTTTAACTATAGAGGGTGCTGACTCATTTGTTGTTGCTAATAGCCCAAATAAACCTTTTAATGTTGCTAATCTACAGAGTAGTTACCTTATTGTACCAGATCCCATACAAAGAAAAAAACTGCAAGCAAGTTTATGTTATGAGCCTGCCAATTATAATTTGTTGCCATTGGTAACTTTATATACAGCACAAGGTATTGATTATTTAAATAAAGAGTTAGAAATTTTAAGCCAAAACCTTTTGTATTTGACAAGCGAAATTGCAACTTTACCTTCTATAGAAATGACCCGTACAGAAGGTACTTTCCTTTGCTGGATAGAAATAAAATCCAATTTTAAAATATCTTTGTTTGATTTTTTTAAGGATAAAGGCAAATTACTTATAAGCGAAGGAAGAACATTTAGCCATAATACATCTAACTTTATCAGATTCAATTTTGCTTGTTCTCCTATTATGCTTTGTGATGGCATAAATAGGCTTAAGAAATGTTTGGAGGAGCAACTATGA
- a CDS encoding transposase, which yields MARTDERLVNNIKLYKQRQMIVEHPFGTIKRTFGYTYFLLRGIEKVKGEAVMHCLMYNLKRVLNILGTDRLIAAIRKFSELPLEYTAIFLENLQYWLRLILKFDRFCTL from the coding sequence ATGGCTCGTACGGATGAGCGACTAGTTAATAATATAAAACTATATAAACAACGGCAGATGATAGTTGAGCATCCATTTGGTACAATAAAGCGTACTTTTGGATATACATACTTCTTGTTACGTGGAATTGAAAAAGTGAAAGGCGAGGCGGTTATGCATTGTTTAATGTATAACCTAAAACGCGTGCTCAATATATTAGGAACTGACAGATTGATTGCGGCAATTAGGAAGTTTTCAGAGCTTCCTTTGGAATACACCGCTATTTTTCTTGAAAATCTGCAATATTGGCTAAGATTGATACTCAAATTTGATCGTTTTTGCACACTCTGA
- a CDS encoding acetamidase/formamidase family protein, whose product MIKNAVQMNEHAYFLEAERAPVLTVSPNQIVKIPIVNAFGREFQSPADFYMYKKSQQKHHPLFGPIFIEGCKAGSTVRVAIHKIQPHKNSYNANSLSTGVLKGHEYERRFDILSTLQPQLDGYNLKTRPSLGVIGAATCERTRSGRCGKTGGNLDINLLVEGAEVFLPVEFDGGLVYVGDAHLYQGAGEINGIALETSASISISFSTSNISIDFPIIKKENQLAIVGYGTDVNLAIQSSVLNSIQLLRLSNPSLSFSAAYQIVGVMGEICLGHITGAVCTAATVIPTRFIKGDDGDFFIC is encoded by the coding sequence ATGATTAAGAATGCCGTACAAATGAACGAGCATGCATATTTTCTGGAAGCTGAGCGAGCGCCAGTATTGACAGTTTCTCCAAATCAAATTGTGAAAATCCCCATTGTTAATGCGTTTGGGCGTGAATTTCAATCACCTGCCGATTTTTATATGTATAAAAAATCACAACAAAAGCACCATCCTTTATTTGGACCTATTTTTATTGAAGGCTGCAAAGCAGGAAGTACAGTACGAGTTGCAATTCATAAAATTCAACCTCACAAGAATTCATACAATGCAAACTCTCTTTCAACGGGCGTCCTTAAGGGGCACGAATATGAACGTCGCTTCGATATTCTTTCAACACTACAGCCCCAATTAGATGGATATAACTTAAAAACCAGACCATCTCTGGGTGTAATTGGAGCAGCAACTTGCGAACGTACAAGATCAGGGAGATGTGGGAAAACGGGTGGTAACCTTGATATCAATCTTTTAGTTGAAGGAGCAGAGGTTTTCCTACCGGTTGAGTTCGACGGAGGACTAGTATATGTTGGAGATGCGCATCTTTATCAAGGCGCTGGAGAAATCAACGGAATAGCCTTAGAAACGTCTGCTTCAATCAGCATCTCATTCTCTACGAGCAATATAAGTATAGATTTTCCTATTATCAAAAAAGAGAACCAACTCGCAATTGTAGGATATGGTACTGATGTTAATTTAGCTATTCAGTCTTCAGTACTAAATTCAATCCAGTTACTTCGTTTGTCTAACCCTTCATTATCTTTTTCTGCCGCATATCAGATCGTGGGTGTAATGGGCGAAATATGCTTGGGACATATAACTGGTGCCGTTTGCACCGCGGCAACTGTAATTCCAACAAGGTTTATTAAAGGAGATGATGGAGATTTCTTCATTTGTTGA
- a CDS encoding class I SAM-dependent methyltransferase, which produces MNQVQVHYENLLAEHYTWMLGDYRSKVQDNITFFKKHKILPQGNARAIDLGCGSGFQSIALADMGFWVLSIDFSDLLLKELETHRKNRTIKTVQADLLNFNQYYFYDAPEVIICMGDTLTHLDSLDSVVTLLERVKIILNHGGRFVITYRDMTHELTGLDRFNSLRSDENKIMTNFLEYRPEYVIVHDLIYIKSLGNWVLHKSSYKKLRINITWLKEHLTNLNMSVEYEGTEKGFTILIASKM; this is translated from the coding sequence ATGAACCAGGTACAAGTGCACTACGAAAACCTCTTGGCTGAACACTACACATGGATGCTAGGAGATTATAGGTCTAAGGTGCAAGATAACATAACTTTCTTCAAAAAACATAAAATACTACCACAAGGGAACGCCCGAGCTATTGATCTAGGATGTGGTAGCGGATTTCAATCTATCGCTCTAGCTGATATGGGGTTCTGGGTACTTAGCATCGATTTTAGCGACTTATTGCTAAAGGAATTAGAAACTCATCGCAAGAACCGTACTATAAAAACTGTCCAAGCAGATTTACTGAACTTTAATCAGTATTACTTTTATGATGCTCCCGAAGTGATTATCTGCATGGGGGACACTTTAACACATTTGGACTCTTTAGATTCTGTAGTCACCCTTTTAGAACGCGTTAAGATCATTCTTAACCACGGCGGTCGATTTGTAATTACCTACCGGGACATGACACATGAATTGACAGGGCTCGATCGATTTAATTCTCTACGTAGCGACGAAAACAAAATTATGACCAACTTTTTGGAATACCGGCCGGAATATGTAATAGTCCATGATTTAATCTACATCAAGTCTCTCGGCAATTGGGTTTTACACAAAAGCAGCTACAAAAAGCTTCGTATTAATATAACTTGGCTTAAGGAACATCTCACCAACTTAAACATGAGCGTCGAATATGAAGGAACCGAAAAAGGTTTTACCATTCTTATTGCTTCTAAGATGTAA
- a CDS encoding transposase: protein MKTFDKEYKLMAVKRVKESGKPLAEVARELDLSPNTLHGWMSKFGKHGENAFSVVAICMMPMKNYANYAKKSSI, encoded by the coding sequence ATGAAAACATTTGACAAAGAATATAAGTTAATGGCGGTTAAGCGAGTTAAAGAAAGCGGTAAGCCCTTAGCAGAGGTAGCACGAGAGTTAGACCTAAGCCCCAACACCCTGCACGGATGGATGAGCAAGTTTGGCAAGCATGGTGAGAATGCCTTCTCGGTAGTGGCCATCTGCATGATGCCGATGAAAAATTACGCAAATTACGCAAAGAAGTCCTCGATTTGA
- a CDS encoding IS1182 family transposase — MSRYITNNTNRNQISLLPMSLDEMISEDNPVRVIDIFADNINFNEMGFKYANTKMTGRKPYSPADMLKLYLYGYFNGIRTSRKLETECKRNIELMWLLNELKPDYRTIADFRKDNITLVKDIFKHFSLLCNELGLHSKEIVAIDGSKFRANNARKKNLTKGKIAKMLAYFEQAAERYLELLEHSDDKDSNNTVTYSKEELQLKLANATQRIHDLTKLKQHVNENGEVSFTDKDARLMGVNNMGFEVSYNMQTAVEAKNHLIVAADITNSPADQGQLYEMATQAKQQLGVNDITVLADKGYYNGECLEKCEQDNIIAIVSKQNPPSSTGNADYTLDKFKYAPEKDCYICPQGEALCNVSSDDTKEKLYRSKACKTCLHKDQCTKNKRGRQNSTWRISRSDGSYG, encoded by the coding sequence ATGTCACGATATATTACCAATAACACGAACAGAAATCAAATAAGTCTATTACCGATGTCGCTTGACGAAATGATAAGTGAAGACAATCCAGTGCGTGTAATAGATATCTTTGCCGATAATATAAACTTTAACGAGATGGGTTTCAAATATGCAAATACAAAAATGACAGGACGCAAACCGTATAGCCCTGCAGATATGCTTAAATTGTATCTTTATGGATATTTCAATGGGATAAGAACCTCACGCAAACTGGAAACGGAATGTAAGAGAAATATAGAACTTATGTGGTTGTTAAATGAATTAAAACCAGATTATCGTACTATTGCTGATTTTCGCAAGGATAATATCACTCTGGTCAAAGATATCTTCAAACACTTTTCTCTTTTGTGCAATGAACTAGGTCTACATAGCAAAGAGATTGTAGCGATAGATGGCAGTAAATTCAGGGCAAATAACGCTCGAAAGAAGAACCTGACCAAGGGCAAAATTGCCAAAATGTTAGCATATTTTGAACAAGCTGCCGAGCGTTATTTGGAGCTATTAGAACATAGTGATGATAAGGATAGCAATAATACTGTTACATATAGCAAAGAAGAACTACAACTAAAATTAGCCAATGCAACTCAGCGTATTCATGATCTGACTAAGCTCAAACAGCATGTGAACGAGAACGGCGAAGTTTCTTTCACGGATAAAGATGCAAGACTTATGGGTGTTAATAATATGGGCTTTGAAGTATCATACAACATGCAAACTGCTGTTGAGGCGAAGAATCATCTGATTGTTGCTGCTGATATTACCAATAGTCCAGCTGACCAAGGACAACTTTACGAAATGGCAACCCAAGCTAAACAACAACTTGGTGTAAATGATATAACAGTGCTTGCGGATAAAGGTTACTATAATGGAGAATGTCTTGAAAAGTGCGAACAAGACAACATAATTGCAATTGTCTCTAAGCAAAACCCGCCTTCGAGCACAGGTAATGCAGATTACACTTTAGATAAGTTCAAGTATGCCCCCGAAAAGGATTGTTATATTTGCCCTCAAGGTGAAGCACTTTGTAACGTAAGTAGTGATGACACAAAAGAAAAACTCTATCGTAGTAAAGCATGTAAAACTTGTCTACATAAAGATCAGTGCACAAAAAATAAGCGGGGTCGACAAAATAGTACATGGAGAATATCACGAAGTGATGGCTCGTACGGATGA
- a CDS encoding HAD family hydrolase, which translates to MIKVVFVDLDHTLLNNHGELSLKNFEAIRKYKNIVKIIIATARPSRDTRFLYDVLGLDTPIINYNGGLVHNYCTCYSTTYLDPIRVKEILENLPTYENLWIESANGPLMKRWDDDTLKWSRCGNVVPKLIKEISEVDFNLLHKILVSSSSDNNLLNALKNRLNKWLEILPDRINKAYGAEIVLKELRFSWEESMAIGDDENDIELLSLVKLPVAMPNAIGKVRKLSSLVVPSNGGNGVAEALEIVLGGKK; encoded by the coding sequence ATGATCAAAGTTGTCTTTGTTGATTTGGATCATACTCTTCTCAATAATCATGGCGAGTTAAGTTTGAAAAATTTCGAAGCCATAAGAAAGTACAAAAATATTGTCAAAATTATCATAGCAACAGCCCGACCGAGTCGTGACACAAGGTTTCTTTACGATGTTTTAGGTTTAGATACGCCAATTATTAATTATAACGGCGGTTTGGTGCATAACTATTGTACATGTTATTCCACAACATATTTGGACCCTATACGGGTTAAAGAAATTCTTGAAAACCTTCCAACATACGAAAACCTATGGATTGAGAGTGCTAATGGGCCTCTAATGAAAAGATGGGACGATGATACCTTGAAATGGTCTCGTTGTGGCAATGTAGTTCCTAAATTAATTAAAGAAATATCAGAGGTTGATTTTAATTTATTACATAAAATTCTTGTTAGTAGTTCCAGCGACAATAATTTGTTAAACGCTCTTAAAAATCGTTTAAATAAATGGCTTGAAATTCTTCCAGACCGTATAAATAAAGCCTATGGGGCGGAAATCGTTCTGAAAGAGCTTAGATTTTCTTGGGAGGAAAGTATGGCGATTGGAGATGATGAAAATGATATTGAATTGTTATCTTTAGTGAAACTGCCAGTTGCAATGCCAAATGCAATTGGAAAAGTGCGAAAACTTTCGAGTCTTGTGGTACCATCTAATGGTGGAAATGGCGTAGCTGAGGCTTTAGAAATAGTACTTGGAGGGAAAAAATGA
- a CDS encoding PrpR N-terminal domain-containing protein translates to MEARILFVAPFAGLAKLAEEVVAERFADSSHLIKVVKGDLQECIAIVKQAVEDGVEVIVSRGGTASLIKKNVNIPTVHIQVTVMDVLRALRQSTEYPEKIGIAGFENVIYGCEDLATLLGITFVEIALKNENEAPEKIAAAVENGVELIVGDAISTKLAARIGVQGALIQSGKEAIYKAINEAALIAHIRREEQEKAELLGTVIDTSAEGIIATDTNDRITIFNPMAEKIFQVSHLEAIMDDGDVRVCKNDQI, encoded by the coding sequence GTGGAGGCAAGGATTTTATTTGTAGCACCATTTGCGGGTTTAGCAAAGTTGGCGGAGGAAGTGGTAGCCGAGCGGTTTGCTGATTCGTCTCATCTCATTAAAGTAGTCAAGGGAGATCTGCAAGAATGCATTGCAATCGTTAAGCAGGCGGTGGAAGACGGTGTTGAAGTGATTGTCAGCCGTGGCGGTACGGCTAGCTTGATTAAAAAAAATGTAAATATACCGACTGTGCATATCCAGGTTACTGTAATGGATGTGCTGCGTGCATTAAGGCAAAGCACTGAGTATCCTGAAAAAATCGGTATCGCAGGGTTTGAAAATGTGATTTATGGCTGTGAGGATTTAGCAACGCTGCTGGGCATAACTTTTGTGGAAATTGCTTTGAAAAATGAAAATGAGGCTCCGGAAAAAATTGCTGCTGCAGTAGAAAACGGCGTAGAGCTCATCGTTGGTGATGCAATATCAACGAAATTAGCGGCACGTATTGGTGTACAGGGGGCATTGATTCAGTCTGGCAAAGAAGCGATTTATAAAGCCATCAATGAAGCAGCATTAATTGCACATATCCGGCGGGAAGAACAAGAGAAAGCAGAGTTATTAGGCACTGTGATTGATACGTCAGCAGAAGGTATTATTGCAACGGATACCAATGATCGAATTACGATTTTTAATCCTATGGCGGAAAAAATTTTCCAAGTATCTCATTTGGAGGCTATCATGGACGATGGGGACGTCAGAGTGTGCAAAAACGATCAAATTTGA
- a CDS encoding DUF362 domain-containing protein has protein sequence MMEISSFVEVIRCPVSSTEDEIFYRLQDCLNEHEPFLRQIRNANNILIKVNLMSFLYTARDERNKLYKGRPIASTDPMVVAGLIRLLRFYNPSVDINIIEGVDLDLQSGEKEDDIWKNSGYDLISRKYDVGLLNTNTLPVVEVSSGDMHSRYWIPKIVLETDMLISAAKLKIHGTAGITLSIKNMFGLLPSPYYGDGDRGGFILIQFVYYVQ, from the coding sequence ATGATGGAGATTTCTTCATTTGTTGAAGTAATTCGTTGCCCAGTATCTTCTACTGAAGATGAAATATTTTATCGTCTTCAAGATTGTTTGAACGAACATGAACCATTTTTGCGACAAATTAGAAACGCTAACAATATTCTCATCAAGGTTAACCTAATGAGCTTCCTTTATACTGCTCGAGATGAACGAAATAAGCTATATAAAGGCCGCCCTATTGCTAGTACTGATCCTATGGTTGTTGCTGGACTAATCCGTCTATTGCGTTTCTATAATCCTTCCGTAGATATCAATATTATTGAGGGTGTTGATCTTGATCTTCAATCTGGGGAAAAGGAAGATGATATTTGGAAGAATTCCGGTTATGATTTAATCTCAAGGAAATATGACGTGGGGCTTCTTAATACTAATACTCTTCCTGTGGTGGAAGTTTCCTCGGGGGATATGCATTCTAGGTATTGGATTCCCAAAATTGTTTTAGAAACAGATATGTTAATTTCTGCTGCAAAACTTAAAATACATGGAACAGCCGGTATTACTCTAAGTATTAAAAATATGTTCGGCTTATTGCCTAGTCCTTATTATGGGGACGGTGACAGGGGGGGCTTCATTCTAATCCAATTCGTTTATTACGTACAATAA
- a CDS encoding phosphoribosylaminoimidazolesuccinocarboxamide synthase, translating into MKLVFAGKSKVIHQNGDDYIMRFLDNVTAQGGNKTARVFGTGIVRAAISEKIFHVLEDNGIATHLISRVEPDAFKIHKLEMFKLEVIPRNYAAGSACIRFPFVRGQKFDPAVIKIDMKYGDDPMLNTDYMLALGLASKEEITEIYELAHRVNDVLKTFFEQKGLTLVDYKFEVGKKANDQIVIGDEISCDGMRVWDNLSNKSLDKDVFRYDWGNLLDSYIELCNRLLAPVELKKEDLINVKHD; encoded by the coding sequence TTGAAACTAGTATTTGCTGGAAAATCTAAGGTCATACATCAAAATGGTGATGATTATATTATGAGGTTTTTAGACAATGTAACTGCACAAGGAGGAAATAAAACGGCAAGAGTTTTTGGAACGGGAATTGTAAGAGCTGCAATTTCGGAAAAAATCTTCCATGTTCTAGAAGACAATGGAATTGCCACTCACTTAATCAGTCGGGTAGAGCCTGATGCTTTCAAAATTCATAAACTTGAAATGTTTAAACTTGAGGTTATTCCTCGAAATTACGCTGCAGGTTCTGCATGCATTAGGTTTCCGTTTGTGCGAGGACAAAAATTTGATCCAGCCGTCATCAAAATTGATATGAAATATGGAGATGACCCGATGTTGAATACGGATTACATGCTAGCTCTAGGTTTAGCATCCAAAGAAGAAATCACAGAAATTTATGAATTAGCACATCGAGTCAATGACGTACTCAAAACGTTCTTTGAACAAAAGGGACTTACGCTTGTCGATTACAAATTCGAGGTTGGGAAAAAAGCAAATGACCAGATTGTTATTGGCGATGAAATTTCGTGTGACGGGATGAGAGTGTGGGATAATTTATCTAATAAATCTCTTGATAAAGATGTTTTTCGTTACGATTGGGGAAATCTTTTGGATTCTTATATTGAACTTTGTAATAGATTGCTCGCGCCTGTCGAATTAAAAAAAGAAGATTTAATTAACGTTAAACATGATTAA
- a CDS encoding methylated-DNA--[protein]-cysteine S-methyltransferase yields MIYTCTIDTALGAMTASAENGALTGLWFIGQKYYPSKTGTWAEEFNYAVFETLRLWLEEYFSGNHPMLNLKIEPQGTPFQKAVWDILLKIPSGQVTTYGEIAKKLAIMQGLSSMSAQAVGGAVGHNPISILIPCHRVIGSNGSLTGYAGGIDKKKALLQLEHGKPLFIDENGN; encoded by the coding sequence ATGATTTATACTTGCACAATTGATACTGCATTAGGCGCGATGACAGCATCTGCTGAAAATGGAGCGCTAACCGGTTTATGGTTTATTGGACAAAAGTACTATCCATCCAAGACAGGTACATGGGCTGAGGAGTTCAACTATGCTGTTTTCGAGACACTGCGGCTTTGGCTAGAGGAGTATTTTTCAGGTAATCATCCTATGCTCAACCTTAAGATTGAACCTCAAGGAACTCCTTTTCAAAAAGCGGTTTGGGACATCCTTTTAAAAATCCCATCCGGCCAAGTTACTACTTACGGTGAAATTGCAAAGAAGCTTGCCATTATGCAGGGACTATCTTCTATGTCTGCACAAGCTGTAGGGGGCGCTGTTGGGCATAATCCTATTTCCATACTCATTCCATGCCACAGAGTTATAGGATCCAATGGAAGCTTAACCGGCTATGCAGGAGGTATTGATAAAAAGAAAGCTTTACTTCAGCTTGAACATGGAAAGCCGCTGTTTATTGATGAAAACGGAAACTAA
- a CDS encoding adenosylhomocysteinase, which produces MSSLLSSTIKNPSFWESGFKKIEWMSQRMPILRSINERYSYEKPFAGKTIAMCIHLEAKTAYMALVLQNGGANISITGCNLLTTQDDCAAALVHKGISVHSWRGATPEEYKQQLLRVLDSNPDQILDDGADLTATLYALRPELAPKLIGISEETTCGIVRFRAMEAQGVLKHPVIAVNNAKMKQMFDNRYGTGQSAMEAIMHTTNQTVCGKNFVVIGYGWCGKGVAMRAKGMGAKVIVCEVDPIPANEAIMDGFEVMPLSAAAPRGDFFVTVTGCNNVIRTSHFLQMKDGAILANAGHFDVEINKNDLISISCEPPRLVRDNTQEYVLNNGRKLYLLGEGRLVNLVASDGHPVEIIDLSFSLQCLAQEYLLHNGKNLPPKLLELPKEIDEKVAQLRLDSIGVKIDKLTSDQIEYLNSWN; this is translated from the coding sequence ATGTCTTCTCTCCTATCATCTACAATTAAGAATCCTTCCTTTTGGGAATCTGGTTTTAAAAAGATTGAATGGATGAGCCAACGCATGCCAATTTTACGTTCTATTAATGAGCGGTATTCTTACGAGAAACCTTTTGCCGGGAAAACAATCGCTATGTGTATTCATCTTGAGGCAAAAACAGCTTATATGGCATTGGTTTTACAAAATGGAGGGGCAAATATTTCTATTACTGGATGTAATTTATTAACTACTCAAGACGATTGTGCAGCCGCTTTGGTTCATAAAGGAATTTCAGTACATTCTTGGCGTGGAGCTACTCCAGAAGAGTATAAACAACAGCTTCTACGAGTATTGGATTCGAACCCTGATCAAATTTTAGACGATGGAGCTGATCTCACAGCGACTCTTTATGCTCTTCGTCCAGAGCTTGCCCCTAAACTTATTGGGATTTCCGAAGAGACTACATGTGGAATAGTTAGATTCCGGGCTATGGAAGCCCAAGGAGTTTTAAAACATCCAGTTATAGCGGTTAATAACGCAAAAATGAAGCAAATGTTTGATAATAGGTATGGCACTGGGCAATCTGCAATGGAAGCTATAATGCATACTACTAATCAAACTGTATGTGGCAAAAACTTCGTCGTTATTGGTTATGGATGGTGCGGAAAAGGAGTGGCAATGAGAGCAAAAGGAATGGGAGCAAAAGTTATTGTATGTGAAGTAGACCCCATCCCTGCGAACGAAGCAATAATGGATGGTTTTGAAGTCATGCCGTTGTCTGCGGCGGCTCCTAGGGGAGACTTCTTTGTTACAGTAACTGGATGTAACAACGTAATTAGAACCTCTCATTTCCTTCAAATGAAAGATGGTGCGATTTTAGCTAATGCAGGGCATTTTGACGTTGAAATAAATAAAAATGACTTAATATCAATTTCTTGTGAACCACCAAGGCTTGTGAGAGACAATACGCAAGAATATGTTTTGAATAATGGTCGTAAACTTTATCTTCTGGGAGAAGGAAGGCTTGTCAACCTCGTCGCTAGTGATGGACATCCTGTTGAAATTATTGATCTTTCATTTTCTCTACAATGCCTAGCTCAAGAATATTTACTTCATAATGGAAAAAATCTTCCCCCTAAGCTTTTAGAACTACCGAAAGAGATTGATGAAAAAGTGGCTCAATTACGTCTTGATAGTATTGGCGTAAAAATTGACAAGCTAACTTCCGATCAAATTGAATATTTGAATAGTTGGAACTGA
- a CDS encoding amidohydrolase, whose protein sequence is MNIIVKNGTVLTHENGFIKSDILIKDGVIAKIDEIIEEEAETVVDASDQLVLPGLVNCHNHAAMSLFRGYSDDLRLMDWLEKRIWPIEDQMSEDDVYWCTLLAITEMIKTGTTTFADMYFHMEAVASAVSTSGIRASLCRGLIPQGRKRKDLLRSVEDFTQKYHKSSDGRITCMIGPHAPFTCPPDFLEEVLSVSDLLNIPIHIHLAETSEEVEQIYAQYKKSPTRYLYDLKVFDRKCLLAHSVNLSRDDVHLMIGKDVSISHNPVSNMKLGCGVAPIPLMLKLGINVALGTDGLGSASTLDMFEEIKAVAWMQKNHHGDPTILEAPTLMKMATSNGAQALGITDVGEIKIGNKADIIIVTKHTPRLHPLRKDNILASLCYSVNGADVTTSIVNGNVLMKDRKILTYDELEVYKKVQEISNKLLGGIV, encoded by the coding sequence ATGAACATTATAGTAAAAAACGGAACTGTGTTAACTCATGAGAATGGCTTTATTAAGAGCGATATACTGATCAAAGATGGTGTGATTGCTAAAATTGATGAAATCATTGAAGAAGAGGCTGAAACTGTGGTAGATGCCAGCGATCAGCTAGTTTTACCTGGACTAGTCAACTGTCACAATCACGCTGCAATGTCATTGTTTCGTGGATATTCTGACGATCTTAGATTGATGGATTGGTTAGAAAAAAGAATCTGGCCAATTGAAGACCAGATGAGTGAAGATGATGTGTATTGGTGTACACTTTTAGCAATAACCGAAATGATTAAAACCGGTACTACGACCTTTGCAGATATGTATTTTCATATGGAAGCTGTTGCTAGTGCTGTGTCAACTTCAGGTATAAGAGCATCATTATGCCGAGGTCTCATTCCGCAGGGAAGAAAGCGAAAAGACTTATTGCGGAGTGTCGAAGACTTTACGCAAAAATATCATAAATCATCCGATGGAAGGATTACATGCATGATCGGACCCCATGCCCCATTTACCTGTCCTCCGGACTTCCTTGAAGAAGTTCTTTCGGTTTCTGATCTTCTGAATATTCCGATCCATATTCACTTAGCCGAAACATCGGAAGAAGTTGAGCAAATTTATGCCCAATACAAAAAGTCTCCGACTAGATATTTATATGATCTTAAGGTTTTTGATCGCAAATGTTTACTTGCGCATTCTGTAAATTTATCTAGGGATGACGTCCATCTTATGATTGGGAAGGATGTGTCAATTTCGCATAATCCCGTTAGCAACATGAAACTTGGCTGTGGCGTGGCACCTATTCCGCTTATGCTCAAACTAGGAATAAACGTAGCCTTAGGAACAGATGGTTTGGGCAGTGCATCAACTTTAGATATGTTTGAGGAAATTAAGGCTGTAGCTTGGATGCAGAAAAACCATCATGGAGATCCTACAATACTTGAAGCGCCCACACTAATGAAAATGGCTACGTCTAATGGTGCACAAGCTTTAGGAATTACAGATGTTGGAGAAATAAAAATCGGAAATAAAGCAGATATCATCATCGTGACAAAACATACTCCACGGCTTCACCCCTTACGCAAAGATAACATACTTGCTTCTCTGTGTTATTCAGTAAATGGCGCAGATGTAACCACGTCTATAGTAAATGGAAACGTATTAATGAAAGATAGAAAAATTCTGACCTATGACGAACTTGAAGTATATAAAAAAGTACAGGAGATATCAAATAAACTTTTGGGAGGAATCGTTTAA